One window from the genome of Pseudomonadota bacterium encodes:
- a CDS encoding HigA family addiction module antitoxin, producing MLKAFRCKHTEKVFLREQVSKFSQDICVPARRINEIVHGKRAITANTALRLSRYFRLSERFWLNLQTRYDLETEKNRLKGHLEEEVKVLERKTA from the coding sequence ATGTTAAAGGCCTTTCGTTGTAAACACACCGAGAAGGTATTTCTAAGGGAACAGGTTTCCAAATTCTCACAAGACATTTGTGTCCCCGCTCGTCGTATTAATGAAATAGTACATGGAAAACGTGCAATTACTGCTAATACAGCGCTCCGCCTTTCCCGCTATTTCAGGTTATCGGAACGTTTCTGGCTCAATCTCCAAACTCGATATGATCTCGAAACAGAGAAAAACAGGCTCAAGGGGCATCTTGAAGAAGAGGTAAAGGTGCTTGAAAGGAAAACCGCATAA
- a CDS encoding type II toxin-antitoxin system HicA family toxin has translation MSYFPAITGKHLIKALKKIGFEVVRSKDSHNFLQHSDGRCTVVPVHPGETIGRGLLA, from the coding sequence GTGAGCTATTTTCCTGCCATAACCGGTAAACATCTTATTAAAGCCCTAAAGAAGATAGGTTTTGAGGTAGTTCGAAGCAAGGACAGCCACAACTTCCTCCAACACTCTGATGGCAGGTGCACGGTGGTGCCTGTACATCCAGGTGAAACAATCGGACGCGGACTTTTAGCTTAA
- a CDS encoding type II toxin-antitoxin system HicB family antitoxin — MHREFSVVIEKDEDGYFVASVPTLRGCHTQAKSLDILMKRIKEAIELCLEVEDPANTEFIGVQRVAVTA; from the coding sequence ATGCATAGAGAATTTAGTGTAGTTATTGAAAAGGATGAAGATGGATATTTTGTAGCCTCGGTGCCCACGTTGCGAGGGTGTCACACACAGGCAAAATCACTTGATATACTAATGAAAAGAATCAAAGAAGCAATTGAACTTTGTCTGGAAGTAGAAGACCCTGCAAATACTGAGTTTATTGGTGTACAGCGTGTGGCGGTCACTGCGTGA